The stretch of DNA TTTAAATCAATAATATCTGCAGCTATTTTAAAGTTTTTTAATATTTTTCCAGAATAATCCATTATCGATATTTTGTTTTCAAGGTCAACAACAAATGCATTTTTAAATGTATAAACATCTTTAATTTTTTCATTGAAATTTAAACTTATAATTTTATCTTTCAAGTTATATATATCTAAAGTATTATCAGAATAAAGTAAAATATAATTATTAATCAGTTTTATGTGAGTATATGTTTTGTCAATAGGTATACTTTCTTTATATATTCCATCATTTAATGTATATAATTTTATTTCATTTTTTTGAAGTAAATAAATGTAATTTTCGTTTAAGGCAACATCGAAAAAGGTATCTGTAATTTTATATATTAAATCTTTTTTTTCATTATAAGCTTCAATAGTATCTTGATAAATATTAAAAATAATATTTTTAGAATATAAAATTTCTCTGTTGTTTCCAATAAAAGATACCCATATTAATTCGCCATTTGAAAAATTTCGTGTTTTAAATGACCATACTGGGCTTTCATAGGTTTTATCAGCATCTTTTGCGATGATTTTCCAATAATATGTAGTATTTGGCTTTAATAATTTTATTGGATAAATATTAGTAGGGATATTAGCACGATACAAAGGGGGAGTTGTTTTCTCCCCTAAATATATATCATACATTAATTTTTTATCACTACTTGTAGTCCATTTTAAAATTAATGATGTTGGTGAGATGTTTTCTTGATTGTTTTTCGGATAAACAGAAGTAAAATTTATATTTGAAAATGATATAAATGTTATAAAAAGAAAAATAAATATATTGATAAATTTTTTGATGTTATCACCACACTTTTATTATTTTAAATGATTTTGTTGGTGAATTTATATTTTCAGTAGATATTATAATTTTGAATCCTCTAGATATAGTATTTCCTGCGCGATCTTCAGCTTTAATTTCAATTATACTCTCATTTAAAGGTAATTCAATTTTATCATTTTTTATATAAACCTTTTTTATATATGAATAATTTTTAAATTCATCTATGTTTAATTTTGTAGAGTCTAAAGATTCCATGTATAAAGTACTCTCAACAGTTTTATCTTCGTTGTTTACTATTAATTTAATATCTTTTATTTCAACGTCATCTGTAATTTCAGCAATAACAGTTAAAGTGGTAGATGCGGTTGAATATTTATTAGGTTCGAGAATTTTAATTATAGGAGCTTCTCCTCCAATTTTAATTGATTTTTCATAAATAGTTGTATTAGATGCTCTATCTGTTACAGAAATATATAAATCTAAGGAGTCACCTATTGGATAATCATAAGCATTAAAATCTGTTGAAATTAAAGTAGCATCAATATCATAAGTTCCATCCTTTACAGATTGGGGAGCTGACAAATAATAAATTAAATTATCATTATTTGAAATGCTCAAATTATAATCAGCAATATCAGCGTAACTTTCAACATCAATATCTTTTATATATGCTTGAATATTAAATGTTCCTTCGACAGTATCGTAAATATTTTCAGAAGGTAATAATTTTATTTCTGGTTTTCGCCCTACTTTTAATTCTTTTTTCAGAGAGGTTTTATTACCTATATTATCTTCTGCAGAAATTATAATATTCAATATTTTTCCATCTGGTATATTATCTATTTTATATGGTTCTAAAGAACTTACTTCTATTTCATTTTCGCTTATTCTATCAAATTTTAATGCACTAATTATCTGGTTATCTATAGATATTTCCCAATTTTTTAAATAAATATCATCAGAAATCTTAAATTTCAAATTAAAACTACTATCAATTAAATTTGAAGTTGGTTCAATTAATTGTATTATAGGTTTTTTATCCTCTTTTAGTGTGCAATTTGTGAAAGAAAAAAGAATGATAAAAAACAATATTAAATAAACAACTTTTTTCATATAAAATCCTCCCCGATATCTTTATTTTAGTGTTTTTATTAAATTATCAAGCTCTGATGCCCAAAGGATTAATTTTTCAACTTTCAAATCTTCAAATTTAGAGTTTTGAATTTCTTCTAAAGTTGGTTGGATATGCATATAAGATAATAATACAATAATTATGTTTTCAAAAGAGTCAATGGAATACTCTAAAAGCGTATCAAAGTCTATAAGGTTTAATTCATAATCAGAAATGAACCGAGCTAGTTCAAAGTGCAAATCTTTCATTTCTTCTATTATGTCGTTAACAAAAACATCTAAACTGCTTAAATTACCAAATACTCTATCTTGATAAAATCTTAATAAAAATCGTGAAATCAAGATTCCTTTTCCATCTTTCCATATATATTTTGTTAAAAGCGTTGATACTCTTTCGGAAAGTCCATAATCTATACCACTTAATAAATATGCATTTAATAATAATTCAATACCATCAATATCCTCACTTGGCTCCTCTTTTATAAGATTCATTATCTCTATATTATTTTTCTTTAAATTTCTGTATAATCCTAATTTGTCAATTTCACCATATTCATCAAAAGAATTTATCAAAGATTCCACATAATTTTTATCAGCAATATTTTCTAAATAATCAAGATAAGAGTCAATATTATCTATTATTAAAGGCATATTTCCATACATTCCATAATTATTTAATTCAATAGATATCTTTTTTGCAATGTCTATTTCATCATTGGATAAAAGTGAAAACATATAAAATGTTTTTGCAGATATTTCAAATTCTGTATTTTTTAACATTTCATAATATTTTTTTGTACTTTCAATATCTCCAATAATAGCAGATAATTTTACCAATAATAATAGAATTAGATTTTTATTCTCTTCTTTAGCGATTTCTAAAGCTTTTT from Marinitoga hydrogenitolerans DSM 16785 encodes:
- a CDS encoding tetratricopeptide repeat protein; amino-acid sequence: MGLKYAIVYLDLKPEYAKLYNLPVKMPILVDDMKNITDKNKLPLNVILRGLEAQYEISKDEYYKSYLVYFYYEAFKDALNKNDFENANLYLNKAKKIGGEDYRFNFYRSLLLKKSGQDELAELELKESIVKNPNFYLGHFELGNLMFERKIYEEALEAYKNALELNPEFIIPRLKIADIYIENGLFSEAIEELNTILKKDPEFPAAYVRLGILFNQLQRFEDAIKIQEKGLAKDPENYELLYNIAYTYAKLGRHIEATKKLEKAADIYEEDFILHELSISYRNIGEYIKAYETAKKALEIAKEENKNLILLLLVKLSAIIGDIESTKKYYEMLKNTEFEISAKTFYMFSLLSNDEIDIAKKISIELNNYGMYGNMPLIIDNIDSYLDYLENIADKNYVESLINSFDEYGEIDKLGLYRNLKKNNIEIMNLIKEEPSEDIDGIELLLNAYLLSGIDYGLSERVSTLLTKYIWKDGKGILISRFLLRFYQDRVFGNLSSLDVFVNDIIEEMKDLHFELARFISDYELNLIDFDTLLEYSIDSFENIIIVLLSYMHIQPTLEEIQNSKFEDLKVEKLILWASELDNLIKTLK